A DNA window from Gammaproteobacteria bacterium contains the following coding sequences:
- the fusA gene encoding elongation factor G: MAEGKEYLTENIRNVAVLGHGGSGKTMLVDALAFVGGTARRKGNVAEGHALTMTAPEEIQHGISMQLTPAFSEWKGTKINLIDTPGYLDFTGEALAAVRVADAAVIVVSATSGVEVGTERVWRYCEERGIPRMFFVSMMDKEHADFRKVFEDIREKLAESALPVEIPVGAGPGFRGIINLFSGRTHMYRDGSATGEYDEADVPADLEDIFEEWTTELQETLATTDEELLDRYLEGEEITREEALEAMAIAMERDEVVPVLCGSSTRVYGIRALLRKMVELFPDPSESGSHSASRPGLDQEAELQATDDGSFAALVFKTATEPHVGELSYFRVFSGVAVNGMDAHNAGRGSSEKLNHVSIPLGRERLEVPRLHAGDIGVVAKLKNTATNDTLSSPGRPLVLDRIDFPKPDVSVAMKGATRADDDKIGEALQKLHDEDPTFHAEFNPELGQTIARGLGELHLDVQMQRMKRKYNVSVETEQPRIAYRETITRTAEGRGRFKKQTGGRGQFGDCWVRLSPRPRGDGYEFVDNIKGGVIPGKYVPSVNKGIQEAAGKGILAGFALVDFAAECYDGSYHSVDSSDIAFKVAGSLAFREVASRAGPVLLEPIIEVEVSTPDEYMGDIMGDITQRRGKVQGMVPGNGSTTVQALVPEAELYKYATALRSMTQGRAHHTRTLAGYEPMPAHEAQQVIEALKAEE; encoded by the coding sequence ATGGCGGAAGGGAAGGAATACCTGACGGAGAACATCCGCAACGTGGCCGTACTCGGTCACGGCGGCTCCGGAAAGACCATGCTGGTGGACGCCCTCGCCTTCGTAGGGGGCACCGCACGGCGCAAGGGCAACGTGGCGGAGGGTCACGCCCTCACCATGACCGCGCCCGAGGAGATCCAGCACGGGATCTCGATGCAGCTCACTCCCGCCTTCAGCGAGTGGAAGGGTACCAAGATCAACCTGATCGACACGCCCGGATACCTGGACTTCACCGGGGAGGCCCTGGCGGCGGTCCGGGTGGCGGACGCGGCCGTCATCGTGGTGAGCGCGACCTCCGGCGTCGAAGTCGGGACCGAGCGGGTGTGGCGCTACTGCGAGGAGCGCGGCATCCCGCGCATGTTCTTCGTTTCGATGATGGACAAGGAGCACGCCGACTTCCGCAAGGTCTTCGAGGACATCAGGGAGAAGCTCGCGGAGAGCGCGCTGCCGGTGGAGATACCGGTGGGCGCGGGGCCCGGTTTCCGCGGGATCATCAACCTGTTCAGCGGGCGCACGCACATGTATCGCGACGGTTCCGCCACCGGCGAGTACGATGAAGCCGACGTCCCCGCCGACCTCGAGGACATCTTCGAGGAGTGGACCACCGAACTGCAGGAAACCCTCGCGACCACCGACGAGGAGCTTCTGGACCGCTACCTGGAGGGTGAGGAGATCACGCGCGAAGAAGCTCTCGAGGCCATGGCCATCGCGATGGAGCGGGATGAGGTGGTCCCGGTTCTCTGCGGATCCTCGACGCGCGTCTACGGGATCCGGGCACTGCTGCGCAAGATGGTAGAGCTCTTCCCCGATCCGTCCGAGTCAGGCAGCCACTCCGCGTCCCGGCCGGGCCTGGACCAGGAGGCGGAACTCCAGGCGACCGATGACGGATCGTTCGCGGCGCTGGTCTTCAAGACCGCGACCGAGCCGCATGTGGGCGAACTCTCCTACTTCCGCGTGTTCAGCGGCGTCGCGGTCAACGGGATGGACGCACACAACGCGGGCCGGGGCTCGAGCGAGAAGCTGAACCACGTTTCCATACCTCTGGGACGGGAGCGCCTGGAGGTGCCGCGGCTGCACGCCGGCGACATCGGCGTGGTGGCAAAGCTCAAGAACACCGCCACCAACGACACGCTGTCCTCGCCCGGCCGGCCTCTCGTTCTCGACAGGATCGACTTCCCGAAGCCGGACGTGTCCGTGGCGATGAAGGGCGCGACCCGCGCCGACGACGACAAGATCGGCGAGGCCCTGCAGAAGCTGCACGACGAGGATCCGACCTTCCATGCCGAGTTCAACCCCGAACTGGGACAGACCATCGCGCGGGGGCTAGGGGAACTGCACCTGGACGTCCAGATGCAGCGCATGAAGCGCAAGTACAACGTCAGCGTCGAGACCGAGCAGCCCAGGATCGCCTACCGGGAAACCATCACGCGAACCGCGGAAGGGCGCGGACGCTTCAAGAAGCAAACCGGCGGGCGGGGTCAGTTCGGCGACTGCTGGGTGCGCCTGTCGCCACGCCCGCGCGGCGACGGTTACGAGTTCGTGGACAACATCAAGGGAGGCGTCATCCCCGGGAAGTACGTGCCTTCGGTGAACAAGGGCATACAGGAGGCGGCAGGCAAGGGCATCCTGGCCGGGTTCGCGCTGGTGGACTTCGCGGCCGAATGCTACGACGGCTCCTACCACTCGGTGGACTCCTCCGACATCGCGTTCAAGGTGGCCGGGTCGCTGGCCTTCCGCGAAGTCGCGTCCAGGGCGGGTCCGGTGCTGCTGGAGCCGATCATCGAGGTGGAGGTGTCGACGCCTGACGAGTACATGGGCGACATCATGGGCGACATCACGCAGCGTCGCGGCAAGGTGCAGGGCATGGTGCCCGGCAACGGAAGCACCACCGTGCAGGCGCTCGTCCCGGAAGCCGAACTCTACAAGTACGCCACCGCCCTGCGCTCCATGACCCAGGGGCGCGCCCACCACACGCGCACCCTCGCCGGCTACGAACCGATGCCGGCGCACGAGGCCCAGCAGGTGATCGAGGCGCTCAAGGCGGAGGAGTAG
- a CDS encoding rhomboid family intramembrane serine protease, with amino-acid sequence MSWSSFEPGYGASVLTPWVKRLLIANAAIFLFMWISGSAGFFVEWFAFRPSRILTRPWGALTYMFLHAGFWHVFINMLMLFFFGLPLERRWGSREFIKYYLLCGLGGVALSFVFQSSSIIGASAAVYGLMVAFAMTWPDAPIYIWGIFPVKAKWLAAFLFVVSTLSAFGGGGDGIAHFAHLGGLVTGFVYLRTDWRTPEWLRGRGGAGSSRPGGRSGSGTTPGGRSRRPPSSSGARRGGRRADEEALLDEVDAILDKISRSGMRSLTRKELELLNEVSRRRRSS; translated from the coding sequence ATGAGCTGGTCGTCCTTCGAGCCGGGCTACGGAGCCTCCGTGCTCACGCCGTGGGTGAAGCGGCTGCTGATCGCCAACGCCGCGATCTTCCTGTTCATGTGGATCAGCGGAAGCGCGGGCTTCTTCGTGGAGTGGTTCGCCTTCCGGCCGTCCCGCATCCTCACGCGTCCGTGGGGCGCGCTGACCTACATGTTCCTGCATGCGGGCTTCTGGCATGTGTTCATCAACATGCTGATGCTGTTCTTCTTCGGCCTGCCGCTCGAGCGGCGATGGGGTTCGCGCGAGTTCATCAAGTATTACCTGCTGTGCGGACTCGGAGGAGTGGCCCTCAGCTTCGTCTTCCAGTCGTCGTCAATCATCGGGGCGTCGGCGGCGGTGTACGGCCTGATGGTCGCCTTCGCCATGACCTGGCCGGACGCGCCCATCTACATCTGGGGGATCTTCCCCGTCAAGGCGAAGTGGCTGGCCGCCTTCCTCTTCGTGGTGAGCACGCTGAGCGCCTTCGGCGGAGGAGGGGACGGAATCGCCCATTTCGCCCATCTGGGGGGGCTGGTCACGGGGTTCGTCTATCTCAGGACCGACTGGCGAACCCCCGAGTGGCTGCGGGGGCGCGGGGGCGCGGGTTCCTCCCGTCCTGGCGGAAGATCCGGCTCCGGTACGACCCCCGGAGGGCGGTCAAGGCGCCCGCCGAGTTCCTCCGGTGCGCGGAGAGGTGGCCGGAGGGCCGACGAAGAAGCCCTGCTGGACGAAGTGGACGCCATCCTCGACAAGATCTCGCGCAGCGGGATGAGGTCGCTGACGCGCAAGGAACTCGAACTTCTCAACGAGGTTTCCCGCAGGCGCCGCTCTTCCTAG
- a CDS encoding D-alanine--D-alanine ligase translates to MKVAVLMGGSSEERPVSLVSGAEVAAALRGRGHEVVAVDPASGVLSRERERELRESGVTREAPPSTGPGGSDPLLLLGEALRACAPDVVFPALHGGAGEDGTVQSLLDLIGVPYAGSGHTGCALAMDKDLTKRLLRDAGIPTPEWITGRVSPERVAAELGLPLIVKPPRGGSTLGLTLVHRADGIPAAEGQALAYGGEVMFERYVRGRELTVGILGEEALPPGEIIPENEIFDYECKYQPGMAREIFPARIPEDVAAGLRRQALAVHGVLRLEGFSRVDFILDSAGTPWCLEANALPGLTPASLLPRAGRAAGLSFGELCERIAILALSGRAAPVAAGSRA, encoded by the coding sequence ATGAAGGTCGCCGTGCTCATGGGCGGCAGCTCCGAGGAGCGGCCGGTATCGCTCGTCTCCGGCGCCGAGGTCGCCGCCGCCCTGCGCGGTCGCGGCCACGAGGTCGTGGCGGTCGATCCCGCCTCGGGGGTGCTCAGCCGGGAACGGGAACGGGAGCTGCGCGAGTCGGGGGTGACCCGGGAGGCGCCGCCCTCCACGGGGCCGGGCGGCAGCGATCCTCTGCTCCTCCTCGGCGAAGCGTTGCGGGCGTGCGCGCCCGACGTGGTCTTCCCGGCGCTCCATGGGGGGGCCGGCGAGGACGGCACGGTCCAGTCGCTGCTCGACCTGATCGGGGTTCCCTACGCGGGGAGCGGGCACACCGGCTGCGCCCTGGCCATGGACAAGGACCTCACCAAGCGGCTGCTGCGCGACGCCGGCATCCCGACCCCCGAGTGGATCACGGGACGCGTGTCCCCGGAGCGCGTCGCCGCCGAACTGGGGCTGCCTCTGATCGTCAAGCCCCCGAGGGGCGGGTCGACGCTGGGCCTCACGCTGGTTCATCGCGCCGACGGGATTCCCGCAGCGGAGGGGCAGGCGCTGGCATACGGCGGCGAGGTCATGTTCGAGCGCTACGTGCGGGGACGGGAGCTGACCGTCGGCATCCTGGGCGAGGAGGCACTGCCGCCCGGTGAGATCATCCCCGAAAACGAGATCTTCGACTACGAGTGCAAGTATCAGCCGGGAATGGCGCGCGAGATCTTCCCGGCCCGCATCCCGGAGGATGTCGCCGCCGGACTCCGCCGGCAGGCGCTGGCGGTGCATGGCGTCCTCCGGCTGGAGGGCTTCAGCCGGGTCGACTTCATACTGGACTCCGCGGGCACCCCATGGTGCCTCGAGGCGAACGCGCTTCCGGGGCTCACCCCCGCCAGCCTGCTGCCGCGGGCCGGACGCGCCGCCGGGCTGTCCTTCGGCGAACTGTGCGAGCGCATCGCCATCCTGGCGCTGTCCGGACGCGCCGCGCCCGTCGCCGCCGGCTCGCGCGCATGA
- a CDS encoding pyridoxal-phosphate dependent enzyme: MSVRNREPYDNVMEMVGWTPLVRLHQVSADCRTPVYGKCEFMSPGGSVKDRIGLALVSAAEQDGTLRPGGVIVEATSGNTGLALAMAAATRGYRCIFTMPDKMSQEKVKLLRAFGAEVVITPTAVGPDHPDHYQQVARRIARETPGAVLADQFYNLENPKAHYATTGPELWEQSGGRITHLVGGAGTGGTISGAGAYLKERNPAVEVVGVDPVGSVISSFFNTGEMGEGHPYLVEGLGNDKIPGALNLDVVDAYVTVRDGEAFRMARRLTTQEGLFVGGSSGLNTHAAVELARRLDDPEAFVVAILCDWGEHYLTKMYDDEWMRENGFLERARRSVHDLVRAKEPLGFRLLTATPSTPVRMALSTLSSHGVSQLPVVRDGDCVGSLSEGRLMARVIQDPGVLDDPVETVMSSPFPVVDSHLDADKATRLLTRENPAVLVRTNGRLEDILTRFDIVRTLTGAAG, encoded by the coding sequence ATGAGCGTCCGCAATCGCGAGCCCTACGACAACGTCATGGAGATGGTGGGGTGGACCCCGCTGGTGCGGCTGCACCAGGTGTCCGCCGACTGCCGCACCCCCGTCTACGGCAAATGCGAGTTCATGAGCCCCGGCGGTTCGGTGAAGGATCGCATCGGGCTCGCCCTGGTGAGCGCGGCGGAGCAGGACGGGACGCTGCGGCCGGGGGGCGTGATCGTCGAAGCCACCAGCGGCAACACCGGGCTGGCGCTCGCGATGGCTGCGGCGACCCGCGGGTATCGCTGCATCTTCACCATGCCCGACAAGATGAGCCAGGAGAAGGTGAAGCTGCTGCGCGCCTTCGGGGCGGAGGTGGTGATCACCCCCACGGCCGTCGGGCCGGATCACCCCGACCACTACCAGCAGGTCGCCCGCCGCATCGCCCGCGAGACTCCCGGTGCGGTGCTCGCCGACCAGTTCTACAACCTCGAGAACCCGAAGGCCCACTACGCCACGACCGGGCCGGAACTCTGGGAGCAGAGCGGGGGGCGCATCACCCACCTGGTGGGCGGGGCGGGCACCGGGGGCACCATCTCCGGCGCCGGCGCATACCTGAAGGAGCGGAATCCGGCGGTCGAGGTGGTGGGCGTGGATCCCGTGGGCTCGGTGATCTCGTCGTTCTTCAACACCGGCGAGATGGGGGAGGGCCACCCCTACCTGGTGGAGGGGCTCGGCAACGACAAGATCCCGGGCGCGCTCAACCTCGACGTGGTGGACGCCTACGTGACCGTAAGGGACGGCGAGGCCTTCCGCATGGCCCGGCGGCTCACCACGCAAGAGGGGCTCTTCGTGGGCGGCTCCTCGGGACTCAACACGCACGCGGCCGTGGAGCTGGCGCGCCGGCTGGACGACCCGGAGGCCTTCGTGGTCGCGATTCTGTGCGACTGGGGAGAGCACTACCTTACCAAGATGTACGACGACGAGTGGATGCGGGAAAACGGCTTCCTGGAGCGCGCGCGCAGGAGTGTCCACGACCTGGTGCGCGCCAAGGAGCCGCTGGGCTTCCGGCTGCTGACGGCGACGCCCTCCACCCCCGTGCGCATGGCGCTGTCCACGCTGAGCAGCCACGGCGTCTCGCAGTTGCCGGTGGTCCGCGACGGGGACTGCGTGGGCTCGCTGAGCGAGGGGCGGCTCATGGCGCGGGTCATTCAGGACCCCGGGGTGCTGGACGACCCGGTGGAGACGGTCATGAGCTCGCCCTTCCCGGTCGTTGACAGCCATCTCGACGCCGACAAGGCGACGCGGCTGTTGACCCGGGAGAATCCGGCGGTCCTGGTGAGGACCAACGGCAGGCTCGAGGACATCCTCACCCGCTTCGACATCGTGCGAACGCTCACGGGAGCGGCCGGTTGA
- a CDS encoding energy transducer TonB, with translation MAILALGVPALAACAGDGDVEEPAPLGDATPIEYPLEMWDQGIEGETVLQVRVNELGEVDSVAVIETSGHEPLDSAAAEGARAMRFQPGRRDGRDVPVWVRIPVQFSRQSGPES, from the coding sequence TTGGCAATCCTGGCTCTCGGGGTCCCCGCTCTCGCGGCCTGCGCAGGCGATGGCGACGTGGAGGAGCCCGCGCCCCTCGGCGACGCGACCCCCATCGAATACCCGCTCGAGATGTGGGATCAGGGGATCGAGGGCGAGACCGTGCTCCAGGTGCGCGTCAACGAGCTGGGGGAGGTGGATTCCGTCGCGGTGATCGAGACCAGCGGCCACGAGCCGCTCGATTCGGCCGCCGCCGAGGGCGCGCGTGCGATGCGCTTCCAGCCCGGCCGAAGGGACGGCCGGGACGTACCGGTATGGGTACGCATCCCGGTGCAGTTCTCCAGGCAGTCGGGCCCCGAATCGTGA
- the mutS gene encoding DNA mismatch repair protein MutS has protein sequence MTQDTPLMRQWRAVKARHRDALVFIRVGDFFELFNEDARKGARLLGLTLTTRNNGAARQVPLAGVPAKALDDYLRKLVKLGCRVTICDQVEDASAAKGLVRREVVETITPGTVVHDELLEARRNNFLVALAPAGRETRGLAALDLSTGELVLEVVGEEALAARMGELAPAELLLPGSLEREALPGAPPDTLLTRRDDWIFGEEAAREEVQRAYGVLSLQGFGIEAGDTPAVRAAGALLAYVAEIRPGGVAHLQAPAMRRPGSTMVVDEMTRRNLELTEPLRPGDQGATLISVLDDTVTAMGARTLRSWLLAPLLEAGAIWKRQETVGEFFERFEVRREVRGALSEVADLERLAGKISLGRVMPRDLLALARSLDQVPPVRRALATAELPRLQERGAGLDAMEDVREMLGRAIAPDAPATLQEGGVIKPGYDEDLDALRQTRADARTSIATLQARERERTGIGSLKVAYNKVFGYYLEVTRANLGRVPDDYVRKQTLANAERFFTPELKEWEGRILDAEDRIATLEAELFASVRGEVAEEVARLQKLGRALGRLDALAGLAEVAEHRGYVRPEVHSGYAVEVRAGRHPVVEAVMPAGSFVPNDLVLDEDGRVVVLTGPNMAGKSTILRQVGLIQLLAQMGSFVPADRARLPVCDRVFTRVGASDNLARGQSTFMVEMNESAAIVHGATADSLVLLDEIGRGTSTYDGVSIAWAVTEHLHEVVGAKTIFATHYHELTQLGELLPAVRNLNVAVRESGEDIVFLRRLEEGGADRSYGIQVARLAGMPPAIVERAKELLAELEGRRTRDGGCLGRRGEHRPSSAMEPGQLSLFAAEAELSARLQEIDLDNMTPLESMTLLADLQRLARGTRE, from the coding sequence GTGACCCAGGACACACCCCTCATGCGCCAGTGGCGGGCCGTCAAGGCGCGCCACCGCGACGCCCTGGTGTTCATCCGGGTCGGCGACTTCTTCGAGCTCTTCAACGAGGACGCGCGCAAGGGTGCGCGCCTGCTCGGGCTGACCTTGACGACGCGCAACAACGGGGCGGCGCGGCAGGTGCCGCTCGCGGGCGTGCCCGCCAAGGCGCTGGACGACTACCTGCGCAAGCTGGTGAAGCTGGGCTGCCGTGTGACGATCTGCGACCAAGTGGAGGACGCCAGCGCGGCCAAGGGGCTGGTGCGCCGCGAGGTGGTGGAGACCATCACGCCGGGCACGGTGGTTCACGACGAGTTGCTGGAGGCCCGGCGCAACAACTTCCTGGTCGCACTCGCGCCCGCGGGAAGGGAGACGCGCGGTCTGGCGGCCCTCGACCTGTCCACGGGCGAGTTGGTCCTCGAGGTGGTGGGCGAGGAGGCGCTCGCCGCCCGCATGGGTGAGCTGGCGCCGGCCGAGCTGCTGCTGCCAGGCTCTCTCGAACGGGAAGCCCTGCCGGGCGCGCCGCCGGATACGCTGCTCACCCGTCGCGACGACTGGATCTTCGGGGAAGAGGCGGCGCGCGAGGAGGTCCAGCGCGCCTACGGAGTGCTCTCGCTGCAGGGTTTCGGCATCGAGGCGGGCGATACGCCTGCGGTGCGCGCCGCGGGCGCCCTGCTCGCCTACGTCGCCGAGATCCGCCCGGGCGGGGTGGCCCACCTGCAGGCTCCCGCCATGCGCCGTCCCGGCTCGACCATGGTCGTCGACGAAATGACGCGCCGAAACCTGGAGTTGACCGAGCCGCTGCGCCCGGGAGACCAGGGCGCCACGCTCATCTCGGTGCTCGACGACACCGTCACCGCCATGGGCGCCCGCACGCTGCGGAGCTGGCTGCTGGCGCCGCTGCTGGAAGCAGGCGCGATCTGGAAGCGTCAGGAGACGGTGGGGGAGTTCTTCGAACGGTTCGAGGTGCGGCGCGAGGTCCGCGGGGCGCTCTCGGAGGTTGCCGACCTCGAGCGGCTGGCAGGGAAGATCTCGCTCGGCCGGGTCATGCCCCGCGACCTGCTCGCTCTGGCGCGCTCTCTCGACCAGGTCCCACCGGTCCGCCGGGCGCTGGCTACGGCCGAACTCCCCCGACTGCAGGAGCGGGGCGCGGGCCTGGACGCCATGGAGGACGTACGCGAGATGCTCGGTCGGGCCATCGCCCCGGACGCGCCCGCGACGCTGCAGGAAGGCGGCGTGATCAAGCCCGGCTACGACGAGGACCTGGACGCGCTCCGCCAGACCCGCGCCGATGCGCGCACCTCGATCGCGACGCTGCAGGCGCGCGAGCGGGAGCGCACGGGCATCGGCTCGCTGAAGGTCGCCTACAACAAGGTCTTCGGGTACTACCTGGAGGTCACCCGGGCGAACCTGGGCCGGGTCCCGGACGACTACGTGCGCAAGCAGACGCTGGCCAACGCGGAGCGCTTCTTCACCCCCGAGCTGAAGGAGTGGGAAGGCCGCATTCTGGACGCGGAGGACCGGATCGCCACCCTGGAGGCGGAACTGTTCGCGTCGGTGCGGGGCGAGGTGGCCGAGGAGGTTGCGCGGCTGCAGAAACTCGGGCGCGCGCTCGGGCGTCTCGATGCGCTGGCGGGACTCGCGGAGGTGGCGGAGCACCGCGGCTACGTCCGCCCCGAAGTTCATTCCGGCTACGCGGTCGAGGTGCGCGCCGGCCGGCACCCGGTGGTGGAGGCGGTGATGCCCGCCGGCAGCTTCGTCCCCAACGACCTGGTGCTGGACGAAGACGGCCGGGTGGTCGTTCTGACCGGCCCCAACATGGCGGGCAAGAGCACCATCCTGCGCCAGGTCGGGCTCATCCAGCTGCTCGCCCAGATGGGGTCCTTCGTGCCCGCCGACCGGGCAAGGCTGCCGGTCTGCGACCGGGTCTTCACCCGGGTCGGGGCGAGCGACAACCTGGCCCGCGGCCAGTCGACCTTCATGGTCGAAATGAATGAGTCCGCCGCGATCGTCCACGGCGCCACCGCGGACAGCCTGGTGCTGCTGGACGAGATCGGCCGCGGCACCTCCACCTACGACGGGGTCTCCATCGCATGGGCGGTCACCGAGCACCTGCACGAGGTGGTGGGCGCCAAGACCATCTTCGCGACCCACTACCACGAGCTCACCCAGCTGGGCGAGCTGCTTCCCGCGGTGCGCAACCTGAACGTGGCGGTGCGCGAGTCCGGCGAGGACATCGTCTTTCTGCGCCGTCTGGAGGAGGGAGGCGCCGACCGGTCCTACGGAATCCAGGTTGCGCGGCTCGCGGGCATGCCGCCGGCGATCGTGGAGCGGGCAAAGGAACTTCTGGCGGAACTGGAGGGAAGACGTACACGTGACGGAGGGTGTCTCGGGCGCAGGGGCGAACACCGGCCTTCATCGGCCATGGAGCCTGGCCAGCTTTCCCTTTTCGCTGCGGAAGCGGAGCTGTCCGCCCGCCTTCAGGAAATCGATCTCGACAACATGACCCCACTGGAATCCATGACGCTGCTCGCGGATCTGCAGCGTCTTGCGCGCGGCACGCGAGAGTGA
- a CDS encoding c-type cytochrome, translating to MPLFVIAAATACGGTGGANADLPMPEAVSTTLNAGTAPDGVTMESITEGRTLFNARATCSACHGANGKGGQLAPNLADDVWLNSDGSYAGIIEVIEAGVLEPKQYPGLMLPRGGMGLSDEEVSSLAAFIWSLGVRG from the coding sequence TTGCCACTTTTTGTGATCGCTGCCGCGACGGCATGCGGCGGAACCGGAGGCGCCAACGCCGACCTCCCGATGCCGGAAGCCGTCAGCACCACCCTGAACGCCGGGACGGCTCCGGACGGCGTCACCATGGAGTCCATTACCGAAGGGAGGACCCTCTTCAACGCCCGGGCCACCTGCTCCGCGTGCCACGGGGCCAACGGAAAGGGCGGACAGCTCGCCCCGAACCTCGCCGACGACGTGTGGCTCAACTCGGACGGCAGCTACGCCGGCATCATCGAAGTCATCGAAGCCGGTGTGCTCGAGCCGAAGCAATACCCCGGCCTGATGCTCCCCCGCGGCGGGATGGGCCTGTCGGACGAGGAAGTCAGCTCGCTCGCGGCCTTCATCTGGAGCCTGGGCGTACGCGGATAG
- the holA gene encoding DNA polymerase III subunit delta, producing MIPATYRRALGGDGGGVFYLHGEDDFRKREAAREIAEAHLDPATRDFNFDVMSGPELDVRDFASVLATPPMMAEWRVVLVHGAEALAPLPAARKLVLDMAASPPEGLALILTATKPKRSRARFYRDVVRAARSLEFRSVRANDLPGFLVSWCRDRHGAEMNEDAARALAAAVGSDMGVLAQEIAKLVAMTPGGRPITVETVEEGGIRIPRLDPWRWFDMVGGRDFAAATAALGELFMRGESGVYLVMGLTTHFLRIGLVLDGGLSGLEAALPPHQRWLARRIQGQSRGWNRESLDAALLGLRRVDRLMKASALPHHHLLEEWLLAQRTSAGEAGRPRPLRAGVRTRRGAAVG from the coding sequence ATGATCCCCGCCACTTACCGGCGCGCGCTCGGCGGGGACGGAGGCGGGGTCTTCTACCTCCACGGCGAGGACGACTTCCGCAAGCGGGAAGCCGCGCGCGAGATCGCCGAGGCGCACCTCGACCCCGCGACCCGCGACTTCAACTTCGATGTCATGTCGGGCCCGGAACTCGACGTGCGCGACTTCGCCTCGGTGCTGGCCACTCCCCCCATGATGGCCGAGTGGCGGGTGGTGCTGGTCCATGGCGCGGAGGCGCTGGCTCCGCTACCGGCGGCGCGCAAGCTCGTGCTCGACATGGCCGCGTCGCCCCCGGAGGGACTGGCTCTGATTCTGACCGCTACCAAGCCGAAGCGGTCCAGGGCACGATTCTACCGGGACGTCGTGCGCGCGGCGCGCTCGCTCGAGTTCCGTTCGGTGCGGGCCAACGACCTGCCCGGCTTCCTGGTCTCATGGTGCCGCGACCGGCACGGCGCGGAGATGAACGAAGACGCCGCGCGCGCACTGGCGGCGGCGGTCGGATCGGACATGGGCGTGCTGGCGCAGGAGATCGCCAAGCTGGTCGCCATGACCCCCGGGGGTCGTCCGATTACGGTGGAGACCGTGGAGGAGGGAGGGATCCGGATCCCCCGCCTCGATCCCTGGCGCTGGTTCGACATGGTGGGGGGACGCGACTTTGCCGCAGCCACGGCCGCCCTCGGCGAGCTCTTCATGCGCGGCGAGTCGGGCGTCTACCTGGTCATGGGCCTGACCACCCACTTCCTCCGCATCGGGCTGGTGCTCGATGGCGGGCTGTCCGGGCTTGAGGCCGCGCTTCCCCCCCACCAGCGCTGGCTCGCGCGCCGCATCCAGGGACAGAGCCGGGGTTGGAACCGCGAGAGCCTTGACGCGGCGCTGCTCGGTCTGCGCCGGGTAGACCGGCTGATGAAGGCCAGCGCCCTGCCCCACCATCATCTCCTGGAGGAATGGCTGCTCGCGCAGCGTACCTCCGCCGGCGAGGCAGGTCGGCCGAGGCCGCTCCGCGCCGGCGTGCGGACGCGGCGCGGAGCGGCCGTCGGGTAG
- a CDS encoding sigma-70 family RNA polymerase sigma factor encodes MNTEKSLAMTPARPAHETRDALRKLDDSAVVKRFLEGEQRAFGILVDRYDNRLVNFVYRTIGDRERAQDLVQETFIRVYRHLHRFDPTKKFSTWIYTIASNLAKNELRNRSRNPLVFFQTIKKNWEADHRPLEWEDNSYKPDDLYRKRHLRKVVEKAVSELPEHHRVVFVLRELQGKTYEEIAQITAVNLGTVKSRLNRARNNFARIVAPMLD; translated from the coding sequence ATGAATACCGAAAAGAGCTTGGCAATGACGCCCGCGAGGCCGGCCCACGAGACCCGGGACGCCCTCAGAAAACTGGACGACAGCGCCGTCGTGAAGCGGTTTCTGGAAGGGGAGCAGCGAGCCTTCGGAATCCTTGTGGACCGTTACGACAATCGGCTGGTCAACTTCGTCTACCGGACCATTGGCGACCGGGAGCGGGCGCAGGACCTGGTACAGGAGACGTTCATCCGCGTCTACCGTCACCTGCATCGCTTCGATCCTACCAAGAAGTTCTCCACCTGGATCTACACCATCGCCAGCAACCTGGCGAAGAACGAGCTGCGCAACCGCTCGCGAAACCCGCTCGTCTTCTTCCAGACCATCAAGAAGAACTGGGAGGCGGACCACCGGCCGCTGGAATGGGAGGACAACTCCTACAAGCCCGACGACCTGTACCGCAAGCGGCATCTGCGAAAGGTCGTCGAGAAGGCCGTCAGCGAGCTGCCGGAGCATCACCGGGTGGTCTTCGTGCTACGGGAACTCCAGGGGAAGACCTACGAGGAGATCGCCCAGATCACCGCGGTCAACCTGGGTACGGTGAAGAGCCGCCTGAACCGGGCGCGCAACAACTTCGCCCGTATCGTCGCACCCATGCTGGACTGA